The proteins below are encoded in one region of Conger conger chromosome 17, fConCon1.1, whole genome shotgun sequence:
- the LOC133116774 gene encoding cytochrome c oxidase copper chaperone codes for MSAMAAASCDGTPALETTEEKKPLKPCCACPETKKARDACIIEKGEESCTDLIEAHKDCMRALGFKI; via the exons ATGTCCGCAATGGCAGCCGCTAGTTGTGATGGTACCCCTGCCCTGGAGACTACTGAGGAGAAGAAACCCCTCAAACCGTGCTGTGCGTGTCCTGAGACCAAGAAGGCCAGGGATGCTTG CATTATAGAAAAAGGCGAAGAAAGCTGCACCGACCTAATCGAGGCGCACAAGGACTGTATGAGGGCGCTTGGATTTAAGATCTAA
- the popdc2 gene encoding popeye domain-containing 2 isoform X2, with amino-acid sequence MSNENLTFFETLVYGHQPCEIWTNGTEGALYQLGNTVLMLGYMGGSGTFGAIYIYCCLAPGFLCHALWGWISVCGLDVFTWNLLLILLCLLQLCHLVFRLHQDSFPSEEFRTLYTTVYLPLGVPLPVFKEVAGACENRVLSLSIEETYALEGKTPINQLSLLLSGRIRVSLEGQFLHYIFPYQFLDSPEWESLRPTEEGNFQVTLTAEMDCRYISWPRRKLYVLLAKERYIARLFSVMLGNDIADKLYSLNDKLFARSGVRLDIRLPSLYHVLAPPSTGESGAGAAEPRAPGNPAAPPLQTHPERNPPNSRVPHRQPWPSDGELPSGDSPPGGHPTPFQRSWAPLAPTDTPKL; translated from the exons ATGTCGAACGAGAACCTCACCTTCTTTGAAACTTTGGTTTACGGCCACCAGCCGTGTGAGATATGGACCAACGGGACAGAGGGGGCTCTGTATCAGCTGGGCAACACGGTGCTCATGCTGGGGTATATGGGGGGCAGCGGCACGTTCGGGGCCATCTACATCTACTGCTGCCTGGCCCCTGGCTTCCTGTGCCATGCGCTGTGGGGCTGGATATCCGTGTGCGGGCTGGACGTGTTCACCTGGAACCTTCTGCTGATCCTGCTGTGTCTGCTGCAGCTGTGCCACCTGGTCTTCCGTCTGCACCAGGACAGCTTCCCCAGCGAGGAGTTCCGCACGCTCTACACCACCGTCTACCTGCCCCTCGGTGTGCCCCTCCCCGTCTTCAAGGAGGTGGCGGGGGCCTGTGAGAACCGGGTCCTCTCCCTGAGCATTGAGGAGACATACGCTTTGGAGGGGAAGACCCCCATAAACCagctctcgctccttctgtctgGCAG gaTCCGGGTATCTCTGGAAGGTCAGTTCTTGCACTATATCTTCCCCTATCAGTTTCTGGACTCTCCAGAGTGGGAGTCCCTTAGGCCCACAGAAGAGGGAAACTTTCAG GTGACCCTGACGGCGGAGATGGACTGCCGCTACATCTCCTGGCCGCGGCGGAAGCTGTACGTGCTGCTGGCGAAGGAGCGCTACATCGCCCGCCTCTTCTCCGTCATGCTGGGCAACGACATCGCCGACAAGCTGTACTCGCTCAACGACAAGCTCTTCGCCCGCAGCGGCGTCCGCCTGGACATCCGCCTCCCCAGCCTCTACCACGTCCTCGCCCCACCGTCCACGGGCGAGAGTGGAGCGGGCGCGGCCGAGCCCAGGGCGCCCGGCAACCCCGCGGCCCCTCCCCTGCAGACGCACCCCGAGAGGAACCCCCCGAACTCCCGTGTCCCCCACCGCCAGCCCTGGCCCTCAGACGGCGAGCTGCCTTCCG ggGACAGCCCACCTGGGGGCCATCCTACCCCTTTTCAGAGAAGCTGGGCCCCGCTGGCCCCTACGGACACGCCCAAACTGTGA
- the popdc2 gene encoding popeye domain-containing 2 isoform X1, with product MSNENLTFFETLVYGHQPCEIWTNGTEGALYQLGNTVLMLGYMGGSGTFGAIYIYCCLAPGFLCHALWGWISVCGLDVFTWNLLLILLCLLQLCHLVFRLHQDSFPSEEFRTLYTTVYLPLGVPLPVFKEVAGACENRVLSLSIEETYALEGKTPINQLSLLLSGRIRVSLEGQFLHYIFPYQFLDSPEWESLRPTEEGNFQVTLTAEMDCRYISWPRRKLYVLLAKERYIARLFSVMLGNDIADKLYSLNDKLFARSGVRLDIRLPSLYHVLAPPSTGESGAGAAEPRAPGNPAAPPLQTHPERNPPNSRVPHRQPWPSDGELPSGEDSTSLILEDFADLTGSFMEYGSERDYLRE from the exons ATGTCGAACGAGAACCTCACCTTCTTTGAAACTTTGGTTTACGGCCACCAGCCGTGTGAGATATGGACCAACGGGACAGAGGGGGCTCTGTATCAGCTGGGCAACACGGTGCTCATGCTGGGGTATATGGGGGGCAGCGGCACGTTCGGGGCCATCTACATCTACTGCTGCCTGGCCCCTGGCTTCCTGTGCCATGCGCTGTGGGGCTGGATATCCGTGTGCGGGCTGGACGTGTTCACCTGGAACCTTCTGCTGATCCTGCTGTGTCTGCTGCAGCTGTGCCACCTGGTCTTCCGTCTGCACCAGGACAGCTTCCCCAGCGAGGAGTTCCGCACGCTCTACACCACCGTCTACCTGCCCCTCGGTGTGCCCCTCCCCGTCTTCAAGGAGGTGGCGGGGGCCTGTGAGAACCGGGTCCTCTCCCTGAGCATTGAGGAGACATACGCTTTGGAGGGGAAGACCCCCATAAACCagctctcgctccttctgtctgGCAG gaTCCGGGTATCTCTGGAAGGTCAGTTCTTGCACTATATCTTCCCCTATCAGTTTCTGGACTCTCCAGAGTGGGAGTCCCTTAGGCCCACAGAAGAGGGAAACTTTCAG GTGACCCTGACGGCGGAGATGGACTGCCGCTACATCTCCTGGCCGCGGCGGAAGCTGTACGTGCTGCTGGCGAAGGAGCGCTACATCGCCCGCCTCTTCTCCGTCATGCTGGGCAACGACATCGCCGACAAGCTGTACTCGCTCAACGACAAGCTCTTCGCCCGCAGCGGCGTCCGCCTGGACATCCGCCTCCCCAGCCTCTACCACGTCCTCGCCCCACCGTCCACGGGCGAGAGTGGAGCGGGCGCGGCCGAGCCCAGGGCGCCCGGCAACCCCGCGGCCCCTCCCCTGCAGACGCACCCCGAGAGGAACCCCCCGAACTCCCGTGTCCCCCACCGCCAGCCCTGGCCCTCAGACGGCGAGCTGCCTTCCGGTGAGGACTCCACCAGTCTGATCCTGGAGGACTTTGCCGATCTGACGGGCTCGTTTATGGAGTATGGGAGTGAGAGGGATTATTTGAGAGAGTAG
- the pla1a gene encoding phospholipase A1 member A isoform X1, with product MAYVLTVFFYAAILMVSVSSSNDPAGNGTDCADFNTTSWGEYWQGIRLQVQYLLLTRRNVDCASVFTNESLSDPLQPTHFNSSLPTKVIIHGYRATGSKPPWVKVLAEGLLQAADVNVLVVDWVYTASFAYNSVVQSYKEVALQISILINKLVSHGSSLESFHFIGISLGAHVSGFVGTLFEGKLGRITGLDPAGPMFKGADIFDRLDPTDALFVEAIHTDSDYFGISIPVGHVDFFLNGGMDQTGCKRSRFASILLYFPVYGYVICDHMRAVHVYISSLNSSCPLIGFPCPSYERFLAGECTDCERTFKGTCPQIGLLENSGITVSPLPHEVKLFLQTSSSAPYCAHHFLLELTVSSMARNTGVEITLRSMGHPDSQQKLWLKTKESKYSRVMSAPVPLCKIDSILLKGTGSFFYRPGDVNIQSICVSEFPITSQKEPLCLVNFQLHRSSLWSHDFVQVCGAF from the exons ATGGCCTACGTACTGACTGTCTTCTTTTATGCTGCCATTCTGATGGTCTCTGTTTCATCATCAAACGATCCAGCAG GCAATGGCACTGACTGTGCAGACTTCAACACCACCTCCTGGGGGGAGTACTGGCAGGGCATCCGGCTGCAGGTGCAGTACCTCCTCCTCACGCGCCGAAACGTGGACTGCGCCTCCGTCTTCACCAATGAGTCCCTCTCTGACCCCCTGCAGCCCACCCACTTCaactcctctctccccaccaaGGTCATCATCCACGGATACAG GGCTACGGGCAGTAAGCCCCCCTGGGTGAAAGTTTTGGCAGAGGGTCTGCTCCAGGCGGCCGATGTCAACGTGCTAGTTGTGGACTGGGTTTACACAGCCTCCTTCGCCTACAACTCGGTGGTGCAGAGCTACAAAGAGGTGGCCTTGCAAATCTCCATCCTCATCAACAAACTTGTT AGTCACGGCAGCAGTTTGGAGTCCTTTCATTTCATCGGGATAAGCCTTGGAGCCCATGTGTCAGGTTTCGTGGGAACTTTGTTTGAAGGAAAGTTGGGAAGAATTACAG GGCTGGACCCAGCAGGACCCATGTTTAAAGGAGCTGATATATTCGACCGGCTCGATCCCACTGATGCTCTCTTCGTAGAGGCCATCCACACCGACTCTGACT ATTTTGGGATCTCCATTCCTGTGGGACATGTTGATTTCTTTCTCAACGGTGGGATGGACCAGACTGGTTGTAAACGCTCCAGGTTTGCATCTA TTCTTCTCTATTTTCCAGTGTACGGTTATGTCATCTGCGACCACATGAGGGCAGTACACGTCTACATCAGTTCGCTGAACAGCTCGTGTCCTCTGATTGGCTTCCCGTGTCCGAGTTACGAGCGCTTCCTCGCAGGAGAATGCACGGACTGCGAAAGAACCTTCAAGGGCACCTGTCCGCAAATAG GGCTTTTGGAGAACAGTGGGATCACAGTCTCTCCCTTGCCCCACGAAGTGAAGCTTTTCCTCCAGACCAGCTCCTCGGCCCCCTACTGTG cgcatcacttcctgttggagCTGACAGTTTCCTCCATGGCGAGGAACACTGGGGTGGAGATCACCCTGAGGAGCATGGGACATCCAGACAGCCAGCAGAAGCTGTGGCT GAAAACCAAAGAGAGCAAATACAGCAGAGTGATGTCAGCCCCAGTGCCTCTGTGTAAGATAGATTCCATCCTACTGAAGGGCACTGGCTCCTTCTTCTACAGACCGGGAGACGTCAACATTCAGTCTATCTGCGTCTCGGAGTTCCCCATCACCag TCAGAAAGAACCGCTGTGTTTGGTGAATTTCCAGCTGCACAGGAGTTCTCTGTGGTCCCATGactttgtgcaggtgtgtggggcCTTCTGA
- the pla1a gene encoding phospholipase A1 member A isoform X2 translates to MAYVLTVFFYAAILMVSVSSSNDPAGNGTDCADFNTTSWGEYWQGIRLQVQYLLLTRRNVDCASVFTNESLSDPLQPTHFNSSLPTKVIIHGYRATGSKPPWVKVLAEGLLQAADVNVLVVDWVYTASFAYNSVVQSYKEVALQISILINKLVSHGSSLESFHFIGISLGAHVSGFVGTLFEGKLGRITGLDPAGPMFKGADIFDRLDPTDALFVEAIHTDSDYFGISIPVGHVDFFLNGGMDQTGCKRSRFASMYGYVICDHMRAVHVYISSLNSSCPLIGFPCPSYERFLAGECTDCERTFKGTCPQIGLLENSGITVSPLPHEVKLFLQTSSSAPYCAHHFLLELTVSSMARNTGVEITLRSMGHPDSQQKLWLKTKESKYSRVMSAPVPLCKIDSILLKGTGSFFYRPGDVNIQSICVSEFPITSQKEPLCLVNFQLHRSSLWSHDFVQVCGAF, encoded by the exons ATGGCCTACGTACTGACTGTCTTCTTTTATGCTGCCATTCTGATGGTCTCTGTTTCATCATCAAACGATCCAGCAG GCAATGGCACTGACTGTGCAGACTTCAACACCACCTCCTGGGGGGAGTACTGGCAGGGCATCCGGCTGCAGGTGCAGTACCTCCTCCTCACGCGCCGAAACGTGGACTGCGCCTCCGTCTTCACCAATGAGTCCCTCTCTGACCCCCTGCAGCCCACCCACTTCaactcctctctccccaccaaGGTCATCATCCACGGATACAG GGCTACGGGCAGTAAGCCCCCCTGGGTGAAAGTTTTGGCAGAGGGTCTGCTCCAGGCGGCCGATGTCAACGTGCTAGTTGTGGACTGGGTTTACACAGCCTCCTTCGCCTACAACTCGGTGGTGCAGAGCTACAAAGAGGTGGCCTTGCAAATCTCCATCCTCATCAACAAACTTGTT AGTCACGGCAGCAGTTTGGAGTCCTTTCATTTCATCGGGATAAGCCTTGGAGCCCATGTGTCAGGTTTCGTGGGAACTTTGTTTGAAGGAAAGTTGGGAAGAATTACAG GGCTGGACCCAGCAGGACCCATGTTTAAAGGAGCTGATATATTCGACCGGCTCGATCCCACTGATGCTCTCTTCGTAGAGGCCATCCACACCGACTCTGACT ATTTTGGGATCTCCATTCCTGTGGGACATGTTGATTTCTTTCTCAACGGTGGGATGGACCAGACTGGTTGTAAACGCTCCAGGTTTGCATCTA TGTACGGTTATGTCATCTGCGACCACATGAGGGCAGTACACGTCTACATCAGTTCGCTGAACAGCTCGTGTCCTCTGATTGGCTTCCCGTGTCCGAGTTACGAGCGCTTCCTCGCAGGAGAATGCACGGACTGCGAAAGAACCTTCAAGGGCACCTGTCCGCAAATAG GGCTTTTGGAGAACAGTGGGATCACAGTCTCTCCCTTGCCCCACGAAGTGAAGCTTTTCCTCCAGACCAGCTCCTCGGCCCCCTACTGTG cgcatcacttcctgttggagCTGACAGTTTCCTCCATGGCGAGGAACACTGGGGTGGAGATCACCCTGAGGAGCATGGGACATCCAGACAGCCAGCAGAAGCTGTGGCT GAAAACCAAAGAGAGCAAATACAGCAGAGTGATGTCAGCCCCAGTGCCTCTGTGTAAGATAGATTCCATCCTACTGAAGGGCACTGGCTCCTTCTTCTACAGACCGGGAGACGTCAACATTCAGTCTATCTGCGTCTCGGAGTTCCCCATCACCag TCAGAAAGAACCGCTGTGTTTGGTGAATTTCCAGCTGCACAGGAGTTCTCTGTGGTCCCATGactttgtgcaggtgtgtggggcCTTCTGA
- the pla1a gene encoding phospholipase A1 member A isoform X3, which yields MTFLLICPRATGSKPPWVKVLAEGLLQAADVNVLVVDWVYTASFAYNSVVQSYKEVALQISILINKLVSHGSSLESFHFIGISLGAHVSGFVGTLFEGKLGRITGLDPAGPMFKGADIFDRLDPTDALFVEAIHTDSDYFGISIPVGHVDFFLNGGMDQTGCKRSRFASILLYFPVYGYVICDHMRAVHVYISSLNSSCPLIGFPCPSYERFLAGECTDCERTFKGTCPQIGLLENSGITVSPLPHEVKLFLQTSSSAPYCAHHFLLELTVSSMARNTGVEITLRSMGHPDSQQKLWLKTKESKYSRVMSAPVPLCKIDSILLKGTGSFFYRPGDVNIQSICVSEFPITSQKEPLCLVNFQLHRSSLWSHDFVQVCGAF from the exons ATGACTTTCTTGCTGATCTGCCCCAG GGCTACGGGCAGTAAGCCCCCCTGGGTGAAAGTTTTGGCAGAGGGTCTGCTCCAGGCGGCCGATGTCAACGTGCTAGTTGTGGACTGGGTTTACACAGCCTCCTTCGCCTACAACTCGGTGGTGCAGAGCTACAAAGAGGTGGCCTTGCAAATCTCCATCCTCATCAACAAACTTGTT AGTCACGGCAGCAGTTTGGAGTCCTTTCATTTCATCGGGATAAGCCTTGGAGCCCATGTGTCAGGTTTCGTGGGAACTTTGTTTGAAGGAAAGTTGGGAAGAATTACAG GGCTGGACCCAGCAGGACCCATGTTTAAAGGAGCTGATATATTCGACCGGCTCGATCCCACTGATGCTCTCTTCGTAGAGGCCATCCACACCGACTCTGACT ATTTTGGGATCTCCATTCCTGTGGGACATGTTGATTTCTTTCTCAACGGTGGGATGGACCAGACTGGTTGTAAACGCTCCAGGTTTGCATCTA TTCTTCTCTATTTTCCAGTGTACGGTTATGTCATCTGCGACCACATGAGGGCAGTACACGTCTACATCAGTTCGCTGAACAGCTCGTGTCCTCTGATTGGCTTCCCGTGTCCGAGTTACGAGCGCTTCCTCGCAGGAGAATGCACGGACTGCGAAAGAACCTTCAAGGGCACCTGTCCGCAAATAG GGCTTTTGGAGAACAGTGGGATCACAGTCTCTCCCTTGCCCCACGAAGTGAAGCTTTTCCTCCAGACCAGCTCCTCGGCCCCCTACTGTG cgcatcacttcctgttggagCTGACAGTTTCCTCCATGGCGAGGAACACTGGGGTGGAGATCACCCTGAGGAGCATGGGACATCCAGACAGCCAGCAGAAGCTGTGGCT GAAAACCAAAGAGAGCAAATACAGCAGAGTGATGTCAGCCCCAGTGCCTCTGTGTAAGATAGATTCCATCCTACTGAAGGGCACTGGCTCCTTCTTCTACAGACCGGGAGACGTCAACATTCAGTCTATCTGCGTCTCGGAGTTCCCCATCACCag TCAGAAAGAACCGCTGTGTTTGGTGAATTTCCAGCTGCACAGGAGTTCTCTGTGGTCCCATGactttgtgcaggtgtgtggggcCTTCTGA
- the hsd3b1 gene encoding hydroxy-delta-5-steroid dehydrogenase, 3 beta- and steroid delta-isomerase 1, whose amino-acid sequence MSKASDVYLVTGACGFLGQRICQLLLEEEQGIAEIRLFDKNSRPELIQSLQASASRTKVSMLEGDIRDAELLRRACQGVSVVIHTASLIDIVGAVDYSELHGVNVKGTQLLLEACIQESVPSFVYTSSIEVAGPNPRGDPVVDGDEDTPYTPCLKFPYSRTKQEGEQLSLQAHGESLRNGGRLATCALRPMYIYGEGCRFLLFHMGNGIRNGDVLLRTSHPDARVNPVYVGNVAFAHVRAARALKDAERRAVVGGNFYFVSDDTPPASYSDFNHAVMSPLCFGIQEKFMMPYPLLVFLAFVMEMLQWLLRPFMRYSPPLNRQLLVMVNTAFTFSYRKAQRDIGYTPRYSWEEARKRTSDWLASVLPRERDRLKTH is encoded by the exons ATGTCTAAAGCCAGCGATGTGTACCTCGTTACGGGAGCCTGCGGCTTCCTGGGACAGAGAATCTGCCAGCTGCTcttggaggaggagcaggggatCGCGGAGATCCGACTGTTCGACAAGAATTCCCGGCCAGAGCTCATCCAGTCCCTCCAAG CATCCGCAAGCCGGACCAAAGTGAGCATGCTGGAGGGGGACATTCGAGATGCTGAGCTGTTGAGGAGAGCTTGTCAAGGAGTATCTGTGGTGATCCACACCGCCTCTCTCATTGATATCGTCGGAGCCGTGGACTACAGCGAACTCCACGGGGTTAACGTGAAGG GGACCCAACTCCTGCTGGAAGCCTGCATCCAGGAGAGCGTCCCATCGTTCGTGTACACCAGCAGCATAGAGGTGGCGGGCCCCAACCCCCGGGGGGACCCTGTGGTCGACGGCGATGAGGACACGCCCTACACGCCCTGCCTGAAGTTCCCCTACAGCCGGACCAAGCAGGAGGGCGAGCAACTGAGCCTCCAAGCCCACGGGGAGAGCCTGCGGAACGGGGGCCGGCTGGCCACCTGCGCCCTGAGGCCCATGTACATCTACGGCGAGGGCTGCcgcttcctcctcttccacaTGGGCAACGGCATACGCAACGGCGACGTTCTGCTGCGCACGTCGCACCCGGACGCCCGGGTCAACCCCGTGTACGTCGGGAACGTGGCCTTCGCCCATGTGCGCGCCGCCAGGGCGCTGAAGGATGCGGAGAGGAGGGCCGTGGTGGGCGGGAACTTCTACTTCGTCTCAGACGACACGCCGCCCGCCAGCTACTCTGACTTCAACCACGCGGTGATGTCGCCACTCTGCTTCGGCATCCAGGAGAAGTTCATGATGCCCTACCCTCTCCTCGTCTTCCTCGCCTTCGTCATGGAGATGCTCCAGTGGCTGCTCCGCCCCTTCATGCGGTACAGCCCGCCCCTGAACCGCCAGCTCCTGGTGATGGTCAACACGGCCTTCACGTTCTCCTACCGAAAGGCCCAGAGAGACATCGGCTACACCCCGCGGTATAGCTGGGAGGAGGCGCGCAAACGCACCTCGGATTGGCTGGCCTCCGTCCTGCCTCGGGAGAGAGACCGACTCAAGACTCACTGA
- the si:rp71-68n21.9 gene encoding kelch-like protein 9 yields the protein MGSNGNECKTHSKLFRIGSRGSLREPPKPPSQAAKPHVGVTTPAELSPKHPALATKPSTREFSSSEHGSAILQGFEHFRSDESLCDVTLIPGDSSSTFPVHRIIMASASDYFKAMFTGGMREQEQKVIKLHGVSEVGLRNIIDFIYTSRVSLSLRCLQDTLEAASFLQVLPVLGFCKELLRSEVTIENCVEVGNIASDLLLEEVQTYINEFVCQNFAQLVKTETHLLLSESSVAYALSSNSLKGFTEMELFRAARAWLAHDPVARRPHTHTLMKCIRFPLMSPTELLQISQEDDGTLRTDTACVNLLLEASNYQMMPFLQPALQSERTHIRSDANHLLALGGVMRQQLVVSRELRLYDEEGQAWRALQPMDMPRYQHGVAMISNFLYIVGGQSNYDTKGKTAVDSVYRYDPRFDRWLQVASLNEKRTFFHLSALKEKLYAVGGRNSSGEIGTVECYNLGKNEWTFVSPMTEPHYGHAGTVHGELMYVSGGITRDTFQKELSCYDPETDSWSRRADMTTLRGLHCMCTVGDHLYVMGGNHFRGANDYDDVLSCEFYSPAADQWTAVAPMPRGQSDVGVAVFRGQIYVVGGYSWNSRCMVNIVQRYDPKKDEWEQVFNVLEPLGGIRACAMTVHPPDGSVEAQTQECPLSTPKR from the exons ATGGG GAGCAATGGGAATGAGTGCAAGACGCACTCCAAACTGTTCCGCATCGGGAGCAGGGGATCACTGAGGGAGCCCCCAAAACCTCCATCCCAGGCCGCCAAACCCCATGTCGGAGTCACAACGCCCGCCGAACTGAGCCCAAAGCACCCTGCCCTTGCTACCAAACCCAGCACCAGGGAGTTTAGCAGCAGTGAGCACGGATCCGCCATTCTGCAG GGGTTTGAACACTTCCGCTCCGATGAATCCCTCTGTGACGTCACTCTGATTCCGGGTGACAGCAGTTCCACTTTCCCAGTGCACAGGATCATCATGGCTTCAGCCAGCGACTACTTTAAAGCCATGTTCACAG GCGGGATGAGAGAGCAGGAGCAGAAGGTGATTAAGCTGCACGGAGTGAGCGAGGTGGGCCTGAGGAACATCATCGACTTCATCTACACGTCCCGCGTCTCCCTGAGCCTCCGCTGCCTGCAGGACACGCTGGAGGCCGCCAGTTTCCTGCAGGTGCTGCCCGTTCTGGGCTTCTGCAAGGAGCTGCTCCGGAGcgag GTCACCATAGAAAACTGTGTGGAAGTGGGCAACATCGCCAGCGACCTTCTCCTGGAGGAGGTGCAGACCTACATCAACGAGTTTGTCTGCCAGAACTTCGCCCAGTTGGTGAAAACGGAGACGCACCTGCTGCTGTCGGAGTCCAGCGTGGCCTACGCCCTCTCCAGCAACTCCCTCAAGGGCTTCACCGAGATGGAGCTGTTCCGGGCGGCGCGGGCGTGGCTGGCCCACGACCCCGTCGCTCGTCGcccgcacacccacaccctgatGAAGTGCATCCGCTTCCCCCTCATGAGCCCCACCGAGCTGCTCCAGATCTCCCAGGAGGACGACGGCACCCTCCGGACGGACACGGCCTGCGTCAACCTCCTGCTGGAGGCCAGCAACTACCAGATGATGCCCTTCCTGCAGCCGGCGCTGCAGTCGGAGCGCACGCACATCCGGTCCGACGCCAACCACCTCCTGGCGCTGGGCGGGGTGATGCGGCAGCAGCTGGTGGTGAGCAGGGAGCTGAGGCTCTATGATGAGGAGggccaggcctggagggccctGCAGCCCATGGACATGCCCCGCTACCAACACGGCGTGGCCATGATCAGCAACTTCCTCTACATCGTGGGCGGCCAGAGCAACTACGACACCAAGGGCAAGACGGCGGTGGACAGCGTGTACCGCTACGACCCGCGATTCGACCGGTGGCTGCAGGTGGCCTCGCTCAACGAGAAGAGGACCTTCTTCCACCTCAGCGCCTTGAAGGAGAAGCTGTACGCGGTGGGAGGCAGGAACTCTTCGGGAGAGATCG GCACTGTTGAGTGCTACAACCTCGGTAAGAACGAGTGGACATTCGTGTCACCGATGACAGAGCCCCACTATGGGCATGCAGGAACAGTGCACGGGGAGCTGATGTATGTGTCTG GTGGAATCACGCGAGACACGTTCCAGAAGGAGCTGTCCTGCTACGATCCTGAGACGGACAGCTGGAGCCGGCGGGCGGACATGACCACGCTGCGGGGCCTGCACTGCATGTGCACCGTCGGGGACCACCTCTACGTGATGGGCGGGAACCACTTCCGGGGCGCCAACGACTACGACGACGTGCTGAGCTGCGAGTTCTACAGCCCCGCCGCCGACCAGTGGACCGCTGTGGCGCCCATGCCCAGGGGCCAGAGCGACGTGGGCGTGGCCGTCTTCCGGGGCCAGATCTACGTGGTGGGGGGCTACTCGTGGAACAGCCGCTGCATGGTCAACATCGTGCAGCGGTACGACCCCAAAAAGGACGAGTGGGAGCAGGTGTTCAATGTCCTGGAGCCGCTGGGTGGGATCCGGGCCTGTGCCATGACGGTCCACCCCCCCGACGGGTCAGTGGAGGCCCAGACCCAGGAGTGCCCCCTCTCTACCCCAAAACGATGA